One genomic segment of Diceros bicornis minor isolate mBicDic1 chromosome 13, mDicBic1.mat.cur, whole genome shotgun sequence includes these proteins:
- the LOC131412593 gene encoding cytochrome P450 4B1 isoform X1 — MAPVLLSLSLSRLGLWAFGLILVLGFLKLLRVLLRRQKLARAMDSFPGPPTHWLFGHALEIQQTGSLDKVVSWAHQFPYAHPLWLGQFLGFLNIYEPDYAKAVYSRGDPKAPDVYDFLLQWIGKGLLVLEGPKWFQHRKLLTPGFHYDVLKPYVAVFADSTCAMLDKWEEKAREDKSFDIFCDVGHMALDTLMKCTFGKADGGLSHRDSSYYRAVGELTLLMQQRMESFQYHNDFIYWLTPHGRRFLRACQVAHDHTDQVIRERKAALQDEKEREKIRNRRHLDFLDILLGARDEDGIKLSDADLRAEVDTFMFEGHDTTTSGISWFLYCMALYPEHQQRCREEVREILEGRDSFQWDDLGKMTYLTMCIKESFRLYPPVPQVFRQLSKPVSFVDGRSLPAGSLISLHIYALHRNSAVWPDPEVFDPLRFSPENAARRHPYAFIPFSAGPRNCIGQQFAMNEMKVVTGLCLLHFEFALDPSRPPIAMPQLVLRSRNGIHLHLKPLGSGSGK, encoded by the exons ATGGCGCCCGTCTTGCTCTCCTTGAGTCTGTCTCGCCTGGGCCTCTGGGCTTTTGGATTGATCTTGGTCTTAGGCTTCCTCAAGCTCCTTAGAGTGCTGCTGCGGAGGCAGAAGctggccagggctatggacagcttcccagggcctcccacccaCTGGCTCTTTGGGCATGCCCTCGAG ATCCAGCAGACGGGGAGCCTGGACAAGGTGGTGTCCTGGGCCCACCAGTTCCCGTATGCCCACCCACTCTGGCTGGGACAGTTCCTTGGCTTCCTGAACATCTACGAGCCTGACTATGCGAAAGCTGTGTACAGCCGAGGGG ACCCTAAGGCCCCGGATGTGTATGACTTCTTGCTCCAGTGGATTG GGAAAGGCCTGCTGGTCCTCGAGGGGCCCAAGTGGTTCCAGCACCGCAAGCTGCTCACGCCTGGCTTCCATTATGACGTGCTGAAGCCCTACGTGGCCGTGTTCGCTGACTCCACGTGCGCCATGCTG GACAAGTGGGAGGAGAAGGCTCGGGAGGATAAGAGCTTTGACATCTTCTGCGACGTGGGCCACATGGCGCTGGACACGCTCATGAAGTGCACCTTCGGCAAAGCAGACGGTGGCCTGAGTCACAG GGACAGTAGCTACTACCGGGCGGTCGGTGAGCTCACTCTGCTGATGCAGCAGCGCATGGAGTCCTTCCAGTACCACAACGACTTCATCTACTGGCTCACTCCCCACGGCCGCCGCTTCCTGCGGGCCTGCCAGGTGGCCCACGACCACACAG ACCAGGTCATCAGGGAACGGAAGGCAGCCCTGCAGGACGAGAAAGAGCGGGAGAAGATCCGGAACCGCAGGCACCTGGACTTCCTGGACATTCTCCTGGGGGCTCGG GATGAAGATGGGATCAAGCTGTCAGATGCAGACCTCCGGGCTGAGGTGGACACATTCATGTTTGAAGGCCATGACACCACCACCAGTGGCATCTCCTGGTTTCTCTACTGCATGGCCCTGTACCCCGAGCACCAGCAGCGTTGTCGGGAGGAGGTCCGCGAGATCCTCGAGGGCCGAGACTCCTTCCAGTG GGATGATCTGGGCAAGATGACCTACTTGACCATGTGCATCAAGGAGAGCTTCCGCCTCTACCCGCCCGTGCCCCAGGTGTTCCGCCAGCTCAGCAAGCCTGTCAGCTTTGTGGATGGCCGCTCTCTGCCTGCAG GCAGCCTGATCTCTCTGCACATCTACGCCCTCCATAGGAACAGTGCAGTGTGGCCTGACCCTGAG GTCTTTGACCCCCTGCGCTTTTCCCCTGAGAATGCGGCCAGACGCCACCCCTATGCCTTCATACCCTTCTCCGCTGGACCCAG GAACTGCATCGGGCAGCAGTTTGCCATGAATGAGATGAAAGTGGTCACGGGCCTCTGCTTGCTCCACTTTGAGTTTGCCCTGGACCCCTCGCGACCACCCATCGCGATGCCCCAGCTGGTCCTGCGCTCCCGGAATGGCATCCACCTCCACCTGAAGCCGCTGGGCTCAGGCTCTGGGAAGTAG
- the LOC131412593 gene encoding cytochrome P450 4B1 isoform X2 — MAPVLLSLSLSRLGLWAFGLILVLGFLKLLRVLLRRQKLARAMDSFPGPPTHWLFGHALEIQQTGSLDKVVSWAHQFPYAHPLWLGQFLGFLNIYEPDYAKAVYSRGGKGLLVLEGPKWFQHRKLLTPGFHYDVLKPYVAVFADSTCAMLDKWEEKAREDKSFDIFCDVGHMALDTLMKCTFGKADGGLSHRDSSYYRAVGELTLLMQQRMESFQYHNDFIYWLTPHGRRFLRACQVAHDHTDQVIRERKAALQDEKEREKIRNRRHLDFLDILLGARDEDGIKLSDADLRAEVDTFMFEGHDTTTSGISWFLYCMALYPEHQQRCREEVREILEGRDSFQWDDLGKMTYLTMCIKESFRLYPPVPQVFRQLSKPVSFVDGRSLPAGSLISLHIYALHRNSAVWPDPEVFDPLRFSPENAARRHPYAFIPFSAGPRNCIGQQFAMNEMKVVTGLCLLHFEFALDPSRPPIAMPQLVLRSRNGIHLHLKPLGSGSGK; from the exons ATGGCGCCCGTCTTGCTCTCCTTGAGTCTGTCTCGCCTGGGCCTCTGGGCTTTTGGATTGATCTTGGTCTTAGGCTTCCTCAAGCTCCTTAGAGTGCTGCTGCGGAGGCAGAAGctggccagggctatggacagcttcccagggcctcccacccaCTGGCTCTTTGGGCATGCCCTCGAG ATCCAGCAGACGGGGAGCCTGGACAAGGTGGTGTCCTGGGCCCACCAGTTCCCGTATGCCCACCCACTCTGGCTGGGACAGTTCCTTGGCTTCCTGAACATCTACGAGCCTGACTATGCGAAAGCTGTGTACAGCCGAGGGG GGAAAGGCCTGCTGGTCCTCGAGGGGCCCAAGTGGTTCCAGCACCGCAAGCTGCTCACGCCTGGCTTCCATTATGACGTGCTGAAGCCCTACGTGGCCGTGTTCGCTGACTCCACGTGCGCCATGCTG GACAAGTGGGAGGAGAAGGCTCGGGAGGATAAGAGCTTTGACATCTTCTGCGACGTGGGCCACATGGCGCTGGACACGCTCATGAAGTGCACCTTCGGCAAAGCAGACGGTGGCCTGAGTCACAG GGACAGTAGCTACTACCGGGCGGTCGGTGAGCTCACTCTGCTGATGCAGCAGCGCATGGAGTCCTTCCAGTACCACAACGACTTCATCTACTGGCTCACTCCCCACGGCCGCCGCTTCCTGCGGGCCTGCCAGGTGGCCCACGACCACACAG ACCAGGTCATCAGGGAACGGAAGGCAGCCCTGCAGGACGAGAAAGAGCGGGAGAAGATCCGGAACCGCAGGCACCTGGACTTCCTGGACATTCTCCTGGGGGCTCGG GATGAAGATGGGATCAAGCTGTCAGATGCAGACCTCCGGGCTGAGGTGGACACATTCATGTTTGAAGGCCATGACACCACCACCAGTGGCATCTCCTGGTTTCTCTACTGCATGGCCCTGTACCCCGAGCACCAGCAGCGTTGTCGGGAGGAGGTCCGCGAGATCCTCGAGGGCCGAGACTCCTTCCAGTG GGATGATCTGGGCAAGATGACCTACTTGACCATGTGCATCAAGGAGAGCTTCCGCCTCTACCCGCCCGTGCCCCAGGTGTTCCGCCAGCTCAGCAAGCCTGTCAGCTTTGTGGATGGCCGCTCTCTGCCTGCAG GCAGCCTGATCTCTCTGCACATCTACGCCCTCCATAGGAACAGTGCAGTGTGGCCTGACCCTGAG GTCTTTGACCCCCTGCGCTTTTCCCCTGAGAATGCGGCCAGACGCCACCCCTATGCCTTCATACCCTTCTCCGCTGGACCCAG GAACTGCATCGGGCAGCAGTTTGCCATGAATGAGATGAAAGTGGTCACGGGCCTCTGCTTGCTCCACTTTGAGTTTGCCCTGGACCCCTCGCGACCACCCATCGCGATGCCCCAGCTGGTCCTGCGCTCCCGGAATGGCATCCACCTCCACCTGAAGCCGCTGGGCTCAGGCTCTGGGAAGTAG